From a single Miscanthus floridulus cultivar M001 chromosome 8, ASM1932011v1, whole genome shotgun sequence genomic region:
- the LOC136473564 gene encoding WRKY transcription factor WRKY51-like — translation MITVDDLMRSCGGDSGGIPVPSGDDGRQMLAMGDHHQLTVSRIRTAVSMLNRRTGHARFRRGPVAEQHASSDQLHPPAESAAGGVALDFVKACEARFSASASGTSSSPPSTTLTSHTVTAGEGSVSNGRAQGRYLFQPVSGGHSAGKPLPLAVSMQQQQHVSPDYSPGTALKNGKCHDLARSENDAGGKTHGDRCHCSKKRKSRVKRMVRVPAISSRNADIPPDDYSWRKYGQKPIKGSPYPRGYYKCSTVRGCPARKHVERDPGEPAMLIVTYEGDHRHNDQQDRAAGGAPQTEHTTTTSS, via the exons ATGATCACCGTCGATGATCTGATGAGGAGCTGTGGCGGCGACAGCGGCGGTATTCCAGTTCCTAGCGGCGACGACGGGCGGCAGATGCTGGCGATGGGCGACCACCACCAGCTGACGGTGTCCAGGATCCGGACGGCTGTGTCCATGCTCAACCGCCGCACGGGCCACGCGCGCTTCCGCCGCGGCCCCGTCGCGGAGCAGCATGCATCGTCGGACCAGCTGCACCCGCCGGCGGAGAGCGCGGCCGGTGGCGTGGCGCTGGACTTCGTCAAGGCGTGCGAGGCGAGGTTCAGCGCGTCGGCCTCGGGGACCAGCTCGTCGCCGCCGTCGACGACGTTGACGAGCCACACAGTCACAGCCGGCGAAGGGAGCGTGTCCAACGGCCGCGCCCAGGGTCGTTACCTCTTCCAGCCTGTGAGCGGCGGCCACTCTGCCGGGAAGCCGCTGCCACTGGCGGTAtcgatgcagcagcagcagcatgtctCCCCCGATTACTCCCCAGGCACCGCGCTGAAAAACGGCAAGTGCCACGACCTCGCGCGCTCCGAGAACGACGCCGGCGGCAAGACGCACGGCGACCGCTGCCACTGCTCCAAGAAACG GAAATCGCGCGTGAAGCGGATGGTCCGCGTGCCGGCGATCAGCTCCCGGAACGCGGACATCCCGCCGGACGACTACTCGTGGCGCAAGTACGGCCAGAAGCCCATCAAGGGCTCGCCGTATCCCCG CGGCTACTACAAGTGCAGCACGGTGCGCGGGTGCCCGGCGCGGAAGCACGTGGAGCGAGACCCCGGCGAGCCGGCGATGCTCATCGTCACCTACGAGGGCGACCACCGCCACAACGACCAGCAGGACCGGGCAGCCGGCGGCGCGCCGCAGACAGAGCACACGACGACGACGTCCAGTTGA